From a single Rosa rugosa chromosome 7, drRosRugo1.1, whole genome shotgun sequence genomic region:
- the LOC133722298 gene encoding uncharacterized protein LOC133722298: MGRNLREKQPRDATGNERPGTPGCVWGMLHVMKYHHWHYVKKRLMYKKRGNNKNGAGVGNHGNCGNACSLQNIQDNDAKMDKTTPAEEMINPLSPTSKASVKARIKARIAEEMAKKRGRYNRTSSCPVRSRLTRTESIHHFEPPSNMDPIAEMVLNEASPRPVAHKNKESSSSEEPSTSVDNNCAESSPMSVTGDPTVDHVPVNENQKDEPLSQEQLDNDTVQDMLEKKLIHVKELDADSSVHQKEYLEALDIINVNKELLVKILHDPGSPLVQHFQNQQAVSAKTSLTKAESFPMPGSSGKGGSEPTKLKPKHEPKDGSPARKPTWSTSLKYAGERPMPSITDQNMESSSSPSQPSLMSQGENPVAIKRFKDLRQKIKHVIKESKQERHVISMEAILHKIPHGKKLTKELEQEIVSHSKDPALHREGKDSPSSYGSDHSVSPLKKKMPNMRRTSSFDASLDRYRRLYETTSFKKEDKCQPSSERLKVRVEDSGSPFQSSPFRKAPKSLGRIYSLPDMESYYQNEESPDGFPPPSLFKTGVDGNASTKSRFSEQKRELSVGSENELQLDFPIESEVRANLDDATETNAVTRDKVESTSVVHDETSSKVSNDEFDKLATGDSISHKEQDTKTNAVTRDKVESTSVAHDETSSKVSKDEFEKITTGDSVSHTEQDTEPHLEAITSVSDPLPMYVPNINALQDISSPRKCSQSEGEELELKHEDGPDNLDNKQGKEPDIDTTNVVSSGLDTEEVETPTRHSCYDLSHVQVDERDMAEFNYVRDVLEFSGFRGNECLGTWHADDPPVYPLLYEGAEGCFVLDPDCAGNEEDGECDHLLLFDLINEVLMEIYGRSYNYCPTALSSLCYIRLMPAGHHVLKEVWALISWYLSLRPAVDQSLDYIVSNDLAKNDGWMNLQFDSECIGIELEDLIFDELLEEALWD, translated from the exons ATGGGAAGGAACTTGCGAGAAAAACAGCCTAGGGATGCAACAGGGAATGAGCGTCCAGGGACTCCAGGGTGTGTATGGGGCATGCTACATGTCATGAAGTATCACCACTGGCATTATGTCAAGAAAAGACTTATGTACAAGAAGCGTGGCAATAATAAAAATGGTgcag GAGTTGGAAATCATGGGAATTGTGGAAATGCATGTAGTCTTCAGAATATACAAGACAATGATGCTAAGATGGACAAAACTACTCCT GCCGAAGAAATGATAAATCCGTTGAGTCCAACATCCAAAGCTTCTGTTAAGGCCCGAATAAAAGCACGAATTGCTGAAGAAATGGCTAAGAAGAGGGGCAGATATAACCGGACTTCCAGCTGTCCTGTACGATCACGATTGACACGAACAGAATCGATACATCATTTCGAACCACCTTCAAATATGGATCCAATTGCTGAAATGGTATTGAATGAGGCAAGTCCTCGACCTGTTGCTCACAAAAACAAGGAAAGCTCTTCTTCTGAAGAACCAAGTACTAGTGTCGACAACAATTGTGCAGAGAGCAGTCCAATGAGTGTTACTGGAGATCCCACAGTGGATCATGTCCCGGTTAATGAGAACCAAAAGGATGAGCCACTTAGTCAAGAACAGCTAGACAATGACACAGTACAAGATATGTTAGAGAAGAAGTTGATACATGTTAAAGAACTTGACGCAGATTCTTCGGTCCATCAAAAGGAGTATCTAGAGGCTTTGGATATAATTAATGTAAACAAAGAGTTACTAGTGAAAATTTTACATGATCCGGGTTCTCCTCTAGTTCAGCACTTCCAGAATCAACAAGCAGTCAGCGCAAAAACGAGTTTAACCAAGGCAGAGTCATTTCCTATGCCTGGTTCATCAGGCAAAGGAGGTTCTGAACCTACTAAGCTCAAACCCAAGCATGAGCCAAAAGATGGTAGTCCAGCTCGAAAACCTACATGGTCTACTTCATTGAAATATGCTGGGGAACGGCCAATGCCATCGATTACTGATCAGAATATGGAGAGTTCATCTTCCCCTTCTCAACCCAGTTTGATGAGTCAAGGTGAGAATCCGGTGGCAATTAAGCGTTTCAAGGATCTTAGACAAAAAATAAAGCACGTGATTAAGGAGAGTAAACAAGAGAGACATGTGATTTCCATGGAGGCCATCCTTCACAAGATTCCTCATGGAAAAAAGCTCACTAAAGAACTAGAGCAGGAGATTGTTAGCCATTCGAAGGACCCTGCATTGCATAGAGAAGGTAAAGATAGTCCAAGTAGTTATGGAAGTGATCATTCAGTTTCTCCCCTAAAGAAAAAAATGCCCAACATGAGAAGAACATCATCTTTCGATGCATCACTTGATAGGTACCGCAGGTTGTATGAGACGACTAGTTTCAAGAAAGAGGACAAATGCCAGCCATCATCTGAGAGATTGAAAGTTAGAGTAGAAGATTCAGGCTCACCATTCCAGAGCTCACCTTTCCGAAAAGCTCCCAAAAGTCTGGGAAGAATTTACTCCTTACCTGATATGGAATCATACTATCAGAATGAGGAATCTCCAGATGGTTTTCCTCCTCCATCGCTATTTAAGACCGGTGTGGATGGAAATGCAAGCACAAAAAGCAGATTTAGTGAACAAAAGAGGGAGCTTTCTGTAGGTTCAGAAAATGAGTTGCAGTTAGATTTTCCTATAGAAAGTGAAGTCCGAGCAAACTTGGATGATGCTACTGAAACTAATGCAGTTACTAGAGATAAGGTGGAATCTACATCAGTTGTGCACGATGAGACAAGTTCTAAGGTGTCAAATGATGAATTTGATAAATTGGCAACAGGGGACAGTATTTCTCATAAAGAACAAGATACTAAAACTAATGCAGTTACTAGAGATAAGGTGGAATCTACATCAGTTGCGCATGATGAGACAAGTTCTAAGGTGTCAAAAGATGAATTTGAAAAAATAACAACAGGGGACAGTGTTTCTCATACAGAACAAGATACTGAGCCTCATTTAGAAGCCATTACCAGTGTTTCAGATCCCTTACCCATGTACGTGCCTAACATCAATGCTCTACAAGATATATCCAGCCCGAGAAAATGTTCCCAGTCTGAAG GAGAAGAATTGGAATTAAAGCATGAAGATGGACCAGATAACTTGGACAACAAGCAAGGGAAGGAGCCTGATATTGATACCACTAATGTAGTTAGCAGTGGATTGGATACTGAGGAAGTAGAAACTCCTACAAGACACTCGTGTTATGACTTGAGTCATGTTCAAGTTGATGAAAGAGATATGGCCGAGTTTAATTATGTGAGAGATGTGTTGGAGTTTTCTGGATTCAGAGGAAACGAGTGCCTTGGGACTTGGCATGCTGATGATCCGCCAGTCTATCCTTTGCTATATGAGGGCGCAGAAGGCTGCTTCGTTCTTGATCCTGATTGTGCAGGAAATGAAGAAGATGGTGAATGTGATCACTTGCTCTTGTTTGATCTAATCAATGAAGTGTTGATGGAGATTTATGGGAGGTCATACAACTACTGTCCAACGGCCCTGTCTTCGCTATGTTACATTCGTCTAATGCCAGCAGGACACCATGTTCTGAAGGAAGTGTGGGCCCTTATAAGCTGGTACTTGAGCTTGAGACCGGCCGTTGATCAATCATTAGATTATATTGTGAGTAACGATCTAGCAAAGAATGATGGTTGGATGAACCTCCAATTTGATTCTGAATGTATAGGGATTGAATTGGAGGACCTAAtttttgatgaacttttagagGAAGCTCTCTGGGACTGA
- the LOC133723485 gene encoding probable protein phosphatase 2C 23 has translation MGNAIAKVSHCCSVAGEVSRRHDVDVLSPDEGLGHSFYYIRRPEIISTTNSFEAFSEEFPNPATTTFRSISGASVSANTFTPLSTTLYDLYPDISGVLDRAARFESSTSFASIPLQPVPRNPGLPGSGPAERGFLSGPIERGFMSGPIDRLVCSGPIEKQSEKMERSLSFGLEQKPKRRNLMRMIRRAISKSMNRRHKSAVTPKETESEKIGEELNPSSTNLSSHASLSGNENGIGDFSMESQNLQWAQGKAGEDRVHVVVSDEHGWVFVGIYDGFNGPDAPDYLLSNLYSAVHEELKGLLWSDMLEIESTELKSSDSNVVSCSFSEVGCIDGVDKQNCTVENVLSNRKQSRHLRNESNEMDNKWEESQRRWKCEWDRERPELDRLTKENLKLEVSNGVAAANPSDVLKALSEALRKTEEAYLDVADKMVTENPELALMGSCVLVMLMKGDDVYLMNVGDSRAVLAQKVDPKIKRNLERINEEALCERRSSSADELYSLNNLTSVQLTMDHSTSVKEEVRRIRNEHPDDATAVMNKRVKGYLKVTRAFGAGFLKQPKWNDALLEMFRLNYVGTAPYITCIPSLYHHKLRPRDRLLILSSDGLYQYFTNEEAVSEVELFISSFPDGDPAQHLIEEVLFRAAKKAGLAFHELLDIPQGERRRYHDDISILIISLEGRIWRSSL, from the exons aTGGGGAACGCCATCGCAAAGGTCTCTCACTGCTGCTCTGTCGCCGGCGAAGTCTCCAGGCGCCACGACGTCGACGTCCTCTCCCCCGACGAGGGTCTCGGCCACTCCTTCTACTACATTCGCCGTCCAGAAATAATCTCCACCACGAACTCGTTTGAAGCTTTCTCCGAGGAGTTCCCCAACCCGGCTACCACCACGTTCCGGTCAATCTCCGGCGCCTCCGTCAGCGCCAACACGTTCACGCCGCTGTCTACTACGCTATATGATCTCTACCCCGACATCTCCGGTGTTCTCGATCGTGCTGCTAGGTTTGAGAGCTCTACTTCGTTCGCTTCGATTCCTCTGCAGCCGGTTCCTCGGAACCCGGGACTTCCGGGGTCCGGTCCTGCTGAAAGAGGCTTCTTGTCCGGTCCGATCGAGCGGGGGTTCATGTCCGGTCCGATTGACCGGTTGGTGTGTTCGGGGCCGATTGAGAAGCAGTCCGAGAAGATGGAGAGAAGCCTCTCTTTTGGGCTTGAGCAAAAGCCCAAGAGAAGGAATTTGATGAGGATGATAAGAAGAGCGATTTCGAAGAGTATGAATCGGCGGCACAAGTCGGCTGTGACGCCGAAAGAAACGGAGTCGGAGAAAATCGGGGAGGAGTTGAATCCGAGTAGTACTAACTTGAGCAGCCATGCGAGTTTGAGTGGAAATGAGAATGGGATTGGGGATTTCTCAATGGAAAGTCAGAATCTTCAGTGGGCTCAGGGGAAGGCGGGTGAGGATCGAGTTCATGTTGTGGTTTCTGATGAGCATGGTTGGGTGTTTGTGGGGATTTATGATGGGTTTAATGGCCCTGATGCTCCTGATTATTTGTTGTCGAATCTTTACTCTGCTGTGCATGAGGAGCTCAAGGGGTTGCTGTGGAGTGACATGTTGGAAATCGAATCCACGGAATTGAAATCATCGGATTCCAATGTGGTTTCGTGTTCTTTTAGTGAGGTTGGCTGCATTGATGGAGTTGATAAGCAGAATTGTACAGTGGAGAATGTGTTGTCAAATAGAAAACAGAGCAGGCATTTGAGGAATGAAAGTAATGAGATGGATaataagtgggaggagagtcaGAGGAGATGGAAGTGTGAATGGGATAGAGAAAGGCCAGAGCTTGATAGGTTAACTAAGGAGAACTTGAAGCTTGAGGTGTCGAATGGTGTGGCAGCTGCAAACCCCTCGGATGTTCTCAAGGCTCTTTCGGAGGCGTTAAGAAAAACTGAGGAGGCCTATTTGGATGTTGCGGATAAGATGGTCACCGAAAATCCTGAGTTGGCTCTGATGGGGTCTTGTGTGCTGGTGATGTTGATGAAGGGAGATGATGTTTACTTGATGAATGTTGGGGATAGTCGTGCGGTTTTAGCTCAGAAAGTCGATCCCAAAATCAAGCGAAACTTGGAACGGATTAATGAGGAAGCTTTATGCGAACGTCGATCATCTAGTGCTGATGAGCTTTACAGTTTAAACAATTTGACTTCGGTTCAGCTGACAATGGATCACAGTACAAGTGTGAAAGAG GAAGTTCGAAGAATAAGGAATGAACATCCAGATGATGCTACTGCAGTGATGAATAAGAGAGTGAAGGGTTATTTGAAGGTCACTCGGGCATTTGGTGCTGGCTTTCTAAAACAG CCAAAATGGAATGATGCACTGCTAGAGATGTTTAGACTCAATTATGTTGGGACTGCCCCCTACATTACATGTATACCATCACTGTATCACCACAAACTCAGACCAAGAGACAGACTCTTAATATTGTCCTCTGATGGACTCTATCAGTACTTCACCAATGAAGAAGCCGTCTCCGAAGTAGAGTTGTTCATCTCTTCCTTTCCTGATGGTGACCCTGCACAACATCTGATTGAAGAAGTGTTGTTTAGAGCAGCAAAGAAAGCTG GACTGGCCTTCCATGAACTGCTTGACATCCCACAAGGCGAACGTCGTCGGTACCATGATGACATTTCCATTCTTATTATTTCACTTGAGGGAAGAATATGGCGTTCATCGCTTTGA
- the LOC133723945 gene encoding uncharacterized protein LOC133723945 isoform X1 has protein sequence MIKLQLSLSLSLYGRRGLCFNYGSNSFGSNLSATSTNGGENLLVVVFSIFGLGLFMYLLGHMQAARIPEKVKLGRQVKPWCPPSAGWLKANIDGAFHMTTWSGGLGVVIRDSVGTVVAGACGTCTDVASPVVVKALACRLACKVVVDNDLGPVMFEADCLQVVQAICAEGEDTSDFGRIIDDISSLLSSLAGSFFSHVYRESNKLAHKVAKYALLSGAQVSWSGHVPPGLDGLFSTLCTR, from the exons ATGATCAAActgcagctctctctctctctctctctctatgggCGTAGAGGTCTTTGCTTCAACTACGGATCTAA TTCTTTTGGTTCAAACCTCAGTGCTACCAGTACAAATGGAGGGGAAAACTTGCTTGTGGTTGTCTTTTCGATATTTGGATTAGGACTGTTTATGTATCTCCTGGGGCATATGCAG GCTGCAAGGATTCCTGAAAAAGTCAAACTGGGGCGCCAAGTTAAGCCTTGGTGTCCTCCTTCAGCTGGTTGGCTTAAGGCCAATATAGATGGGGCATTTCACATGACCACCTGGTCGGGGGGTTTGGGTGTGGTAATCAGGGATTCTGTTGGTACGGTGGTGGCTGGTGCCTGTGGGACTTGTACTGATGTTGCTTCTCCTGTGGTAGTTAAGGCCTTGGCTTGTCGGTTGGCATGCAAGGTAGTAGTGGATAACGATCTTGGGCCAGTCATGTTTGAGGCTGATTGTCTACAAGTTGTGCAAGCTATTTGTGCTGAAGGTGAGGATACCTCAGATTTTGGCAGAATTATTGATGATATCTCTTCTTTATTATCTTCTCTAGCAGGATCATTCTTTTCTCATGTTTATAGGGAATCGAATAAACTAGCACATAAGGTGGCTAAGTATGCCTTGTTGTCTGGTGCACAAGTTTCATGGAGTGGGCATGTCCCTCCAGGACTTGATGGACTTTTTTCTACTCTTTGTACACGTTAA
- the LOC133723945 gene encoding uncharacterized protein LOC133723945 isoform X2, with protein sequence MQRSTNFPQKFLQCLSWGIRNMSSFGSNLSATSTNGGENLLVVVFSIFGLGLFMYLLGHMQAARIPEKVKLGRQVKPWCPPSAGWLKANIDGAFHMTTWSGGLGVVIRDSVGTVVAGACGTCTDVASPVVVKALACRLACKVVVDNDLGPVMFEADCLQVVQAICAEGEDTSDFGRIIDDISSLLSSLAGSFFSHVYRESNKLAHKVAKYALLSGAQVSWSGHVPPGLDGLFSTLCTR encoded by the exons ATGCAAAGATCAACAAACTTTCCACAAAAGTTCTTGCAATGTTTATCGTGGGGCATACGAAATATGAG TTCTTTTGGTTCAAACCTCAGTGCTACCAGTACAAATGGAGGGGAAAACTTGCTTGTGGTTGTCTTTTCGATATTTGGATTAGGACTGTTTATGTATCTCCTGGGGCATATGCAG GCTGCAAGGATTCCTGAAAAAGTCAAACTGGGGCGCCAAGTTAAGCCTTGGTGTCCTCCTTCAGCTGGTTGGCTTAAGGCCAATATAGATGGGGCATTTCACATGACCACCTGGTCGGGGGGTTTGGGTGTGGTAATCAGGGATTCTGTTGGTACGGTGGTGGCTGGTGCCTGTGGGACTTGTACTGATGTTGCTTCTCCTGTGGTAGTTAAGGCCTTGGCTTGTCGGTTGGCATGCAAGGTAGTAGTGGATAACGATCTTGGGCCAGTCATGTTTGAGGCTGATTGTCTACAAGTTGTGCAAGCTATTTGTGCTGAAGGTGAGGATACCTCAGATTTTGGCAGAATTATTGATGATATCTCTTCTTTATTATCTTCTCTAGCAGGATCATTCTTTTCTCATGTTTATAGGGAATCGAATAAACTAGCACATAAGGTGGCTAAGTATGCCTTGTTGTCTGGTGCACAAGTTTCATGGAGTGGGCATGTCCCTCCAGGACTTGATGGACTTTTTTCTACTCTTTGTACACGTTAA